From one Mytilus edulis chromosome 1, xbMytEdul2.2, whole genome shotgun sequence genomic stretch:
- the LOC139511255 gene encoding uncharacterized protein, protein MDLEKTHTDYKPKPSGSIAGAVVGTIIFIVIIVVIIAVCENHNRTKVTTIHTPHSVGTAVIAQQQQQQVVKVYGEYCYYSYYYSDSECDYTTSGGSIAGAIVGTIIFIVVIVVIIIICKQKKTRTRRIHTTPHTGGTTVITQQQQQAQPPMMYGQYSQPGGPMYNQPPAYPPPQPNYLPPHGNYPPRY, encoded by the exons ATGGATTTAGAGAAAACACATACggattacaaaccaaaaccgag TGGTTCCATAGCCGGAGCGGTAGTAGGGACTATAATTTTTATAGTCATCATTGTTGTTATCATTGCTGTGTGTGAAAACCATAACAGAACAAAGGTGACAACTATTCATACCCCACACTCTGTCGGAACTGCTGTTATCGCacaacaacagcaacaacaaG TTGTGAAGGTTTATGGTGAATACTGTTACTACAGTTATTACTATTCTGATTCTGAATGTGATTACACAACAAGCGG TGGTTCCATAGCCGGTGCGATAGTAGGAACTATCATTTTCATAGTTGTCATAgttgttataattataatttgtaaacAGAAGAAAACTAGGACGAGACGTATTCATACCACTCCACACACTGGTGGAACTACTGTTATcacacaacaacaacaacaag CTCAACCACCAATGATGTATGGTCAGTATTCGCAACCAGGAGGCCCGATGTATAATCAACCACCAGCGTATCCGCCACCTCAACCAAACTATCTACCACCACATGGAAATTATCCTCCAAGATATTAA
- the LOC139529705 gene encoding uncharacterized protein, which produces MDYKLVHSVQYDDCNVQRGTSNESESMWYKRPVWKWFFGGLAIGMLISIVICLVAGTILFKGFPRNTNCGSSQSLQYQVNTSFKLIKNEGITNGLKQMSTPATTTFYLPKSTTALKTIHTCQVAGGCNQPPKLQDGMECVFESKDGRTSVRYTLLAKQNVDTVDHCPVSYCQGQNYWSMFNASLSANECYATGSYGAVYNGKITCTVTGRTCQRWDRDYPQKRNRKHIPSNSDDLHSNYCRDPGPPYDGKPWCYTTDPKVRWEFCHVPLC; this is translated from the exons ATGGATTACAAGCTCGTGCATAGTGTGCAGTACGACGACTGCAATGTTCAAAGAGGTACCAGTAATGAGTCCGAGTCCATGTGGTACAAGAGACCGGTATGGAAATGGTTCTTTGGGGGTCTAGCTATTGGTATGCTTATCTCTATTGTTATTTGCTTGGTTGCTGGAACTATTTTGTTCAAAGGATTTCCTAGAAATACTAATTGTG gatcAAGTCAAAGTTTGCAGTACCAGGTCAACACatcttttaaattaataaaaaatgaaggAATTACTAACGGTCTAAAGCAGATGTCTACACCAGCGACAACTACTTTTTATCTACCCAAATCCACTACTGCTCTGAAAACAATACACACATGCCAAGTTGCAG GAGGATGTAACCAACCACCTAAGTTACAAGATGGAATGGAATGTGTGTTTGAATCTAAAGATGGCAGAACATCCGTCCGGTATACTTTACTAGCCAAGCAGAATGTTGATACAGTTGATCATTGTCCCGTGTCATACTGTCAAGGACAAAACTACTGGAGCATGTTCAATGCCTCTTTATCAG cAAATGAATGTTACGCAACCGGTTCCTATGGTGCGGTATATAACGGAAAGATTACATGTACAGTAACTGGTCGCACCTGTCAAAGATGGGACCGTGATTATCCACAAAAAAGGAATAGGAAACATATACCATCAAATTCTGATGATCTCCATAGTAACTACTGCCGGGATCCAGGACCTCCGTACGACGGTAAACCATGGTGTTATACAACAGATCCTAAAGTCAGATGGGAATTTTGTCACGTACCACTTTGTTGA